A section of the Engystomops pustulosus chromosome 3, aEngPut4.maternal, whole genome shotgun sequence genome encodes:
- the LOC140122921 gene encoding serine/threonine-protein kinase SBK1-like, which produces MEFCNFDLQKISEKNFQFLEYLGQGTYGQVVKARERATGKMVALKMMEKSKTKRTSFLQELCTSIFLSSYHGIIFTHSSIVDCVDHYVLAQDLAPAGTLCALIQPEVGIPEVMVRRCALQLCGALEFMHSKQLVHRDLKPDNVLLMDKECHHVKLSDFGLTQQVGTPVPFMSPIIPYMSPELCNLKPTETIINDASVDIFALGVLLFVAFSGNFPWRRAVEQDQLFRKFVCWQNGVDHVPPPKHWENFNGAAQELFHVLLCQDPKARSLLSVPTYAEIPWGVEDIPDEAFQLSIAEDDIQEYNGEIIIIEAEDEYIIVENHGDIECIIVDEATNESTSSPRQTTVMFLVDDTSLALGCEVEVT; this is translated from the exons ATGGAATTCTGCAACTTTGATTTGCAAAAGATTTCCGAAAAGAATTTCCAGTTCCTGGAGTATCTGGGACAAGGAACCTACGGCCAAGTGGTCAAGGCACGTGAGAGGGCAACAG GTAAAATGGTTGCCCTCAAAATGATGGAAAAGAGCAAAACAAAGAGGACCTCCTTCCTACAGGAGCTTTGTACCTCCATCTTCCTGTCCAGCTACCATGGGATCATCTTCACGCACTCCTCCATTGTGGACTGTGTGGACCACTATGTGCTGGCCCAGGATTTGGCTCCTGCAGGAACCCTCTGCGCTCTCATCCAGCCTGA GGTCGGGATTCCAGAGGTGATGGTGCGGCGCTGTGCACTACAGCTGTGCGGAGCTCTGGAGTTCATGCACAGCAAACAACTGGTGCACAGAGACCTCAAACCTGACAATGTGTTACTAATGGACAAGGAATGTCACCATGTCAAGCTGAGTGACTTTGGCTTGACCCAGCAGGTGGGAACTCCTGTTCCATTTATGTCCCCCATAATTCCCTACATGTCGCCGGAGCTTTGTAATTTAAAACCTACTGAAACCATAATTAACGATGCAAGCGTGGATATATTTGCCTTGGGTGTTTTGTTGTTTGTCGCATTTTCTGGAAATTTTCCGTGGAGAAGAGCGGTCGAGCAGGATCAACTTTTTAGGAAATTTGTTTGTTGGCAAAATGGTGTGGATCATGTTCCACCTCCGAAGCATTGGGAAAATTTCAACGGGGCAGCCCAGGAACTTTTTCATGTGCTGCTTTGCCAGGATCCCAAGGCCAGGAGTCTTCTTAGTGTTCCAACGTATGCCGAAATTCCATGGGGAGTAGAAGATATTCCGGATGAAGCTTTTCAATTATCAATTGCAGAAGATGATATTCAGGAATATAACGGTGAGATTATCATCATAGAAGCAGAAGATGAATATATAATAGTGGAAAATCATGGGGACATAGAATGCATCATAGTTGATGAAGCCACCAATGAGTCCACCAGCAGCCCCAGGCAAACAACGGTGATGTTTCTTGTGGATGACACCAGTCTGGCTTTGGGATGTGAAGTGGAGGTCACGTAG
- the LOC140122922 gene encoding serine/threonine-protein kinase SBK1-like, producing MEFCNFDVQKISEKNFQFLEYLGQGTYGQVVKARERATGKMVALKMMEKSKTKRTSFLQELCTSIFLSSYHGIIFTHSSIVDCVDHYVLAQDLAPAGTLCALIQRDVGIPEVMVRRCALQLCGALEFMHSKQLVHRDLKPDNVLLMDKECHQVKLSDFGLTQQVGTPVPFMSPIIPYMSPELCNLRPTETITNDASVDIFALGVLLFVAFSGNFPWRRAVEQDQLFRKFVCWQNGVDHVPPPKHWENFNGAAQELFHVLLCQDPNARSLLSVPTYAEIPWGVEEIPDEAFQLSIAEDDIQEYNGEIIIIEAEDEYIIVENHGDIECIIVDEATNESTSSPRQTTVMFLVDDTSLALGCEVEVT from the exons ATGGAATTCTGCAACTTTGATGTGCAGAAGATTTCCGAAAAGAATTTCCAGTTCCTGGAGTATCTGGGACAAGGAACCTACGGTCAAGTGGTCAAGGCACGTGAGAGGGCAACAG GTAAAATGGTTGCCCTCAAAATGATGGAAAAGAGCAAAACAAAGAGGACCTCCTTCCTACAGGAGCTTTGTACCTCCATCTTCCTGTCCAGCTACCATGGGATCATCTTCACGCATTCCTCCATTGTGGACTGTGTGGACCACTATGTGCTGGCCCAGGATTTGGCTCCTGCAGGAACCCTCTGCGCTCTCATCCAGCGTGAT GTCGGGATTCCAGAGGTGATGGTGCGGCGCTGTGCACTACAGCTGTGCGGAGCTCTGGAGTTCATGCACAGCAAACAACTGGTGCACAGAGACCTCAAGCCTGACAATGTCTTATTAATGGACAAGGAATGTCACCAGGTCAAGCTGAGTGACTTTGGCTTGACCCAGCAGGTGGGAACTCCTGTTCCATTTATGTCCCCCATAATTCCCTACATGTCGCCGGAGCTTTGTAATTTAAGACCTACGGAAACCATAACTAACGATGCAAGCGTGGATATATTTGCCTTGGGTGTTTTGTTGTTTGTCGCATTTTCTGGAAATTTTCCGTGGAGAAGAGCGGTCGAGCAGGATCAACTTTTTAGGAAATTTGTTTGTTGGCAAAATGGTGTGGATCATGTTCCACCTCCGAAGCATTGGGAAAATTTCAACGGGGCAGCCCAGGAACTTTTTCATGTGCTGCTTTGCCAGGATCCCAATGCCAGGAGTCTTCTTAGTGTCCCAACGTATGCCGAAATTCCATGGGGAGTAGAAGAAATTCCGGATGAAGCTTTTCAATTATCAATTGCAGAAGATGATATTCAGGAATATAATGGTGAGATTATTATCATAGAAGCAGAGGATGAGTATATAATAGTGGAAAATCATGGGGACATAGAATGCATCATAGTTGATGAAGCCACCAATGAGTCCACCAGCAGCCCCAGGCAAACAACGGTGATGTTTCTTGTGGATGACACCAGTCTGGCTTTGGGATGTGAAGTGGAGGTCACGTAG